The following proteins are encoded in a genomic region of Acidobacteriota bacterium:
- a CDS encoding CHAT domain-containing protein, protein MFFLRICRSFFLLSLLIITNGLLWSALVLADQKGRTDLFFQAAVAQQIPVLSADTLIQKELSPGESHNYRIALDQDQFVSIAVEQQGIDVELRLETENGTEVTGMNRWDSTLGVESLVWIAKHPGLYQLKIKAAYPKGLEGKYTLKLVEVRAATETDSTRITAQQLFLEAGQYQGQETDSALRKAIETYQASLLLWQKLGDRQWEGITQALIGWLLKDLGQLRTAIEADRQGLESFRACGDQLGESMALIELGLGYRMSGERGKALEAYEQALRLKRQLGDKRGELSVLNNMGSVFHDQENYQKAIEYHLKALPLRRTLKDRKGEATTLNNIGAIYINLGEQQKAMESFEQAIQILREIGDQRLECALLANMILPYLGMNELEKAQAAFEQALALARKLGDQAEESRILNSGATVYRRQGQPQKAIHAYLQVLEWCQKNGRRGAEATVYNNLASASHQLGEPQKALDYFQQSLTIRRAIGNFSGQALNLFGMAKIECELNQFASAHAHIQEAIRIVESYYTRFTNRQLLSSFLANSQQFYEFQIDLLMQWAEQDPSGGHREQAFQVNELMRARNLLGLLQEAQADIRTGVSPELLSRERDVEQRFTAHIEAYAKLLNQKYSAEDKQKGERQLEELTIEYNDVQAQIRQHSPRYASLTQPKALTLAEIQKQVVDDNTLLLEFALGDDRSYMWAITQTTCTSYQLPPRAEIETIAEEVYRFLTTANQPETEYVKAADKLSRIVLGPVASQLRNQRLLIVADGVLHYIPFSALPKPTTPGSHTAVRPGSVQINSQPGWKPMVLDHEIISLPSVTTLAALRNETSTRREAPKRLAVLADPVFSEQDARLTTPKKSLTAEASRPKPALTSDEQMLIDFSQKALESASQAGIPTSGINLPRLAGTRKAIEKILTFVPPQQVKTAFDFDANRELALHPELSQYQIVHFATHGFLNAVNPEYSGLMLSLVDSRGHSQPGFLSAIDVYNLNLPAELVVLHACQTGLGADLTGSQPKRDVQSQLKKVRSEGLIGLTRGFMYAGAKRVMVSLWSIKEQATGELMIRFYKHLQGSKKLSPAAALRQAQIEMLTQTKWKSPSDWSGLVIQGEW, encoded by the coding sequence ATGTTCTTCCTACGGATTTGCCGGAGTTTTTTTCTACTTTCTCTCCTCATCATTACAAACGGACTCCTGTGGTCAGCGTTAGTACTTGCCGACCAGAAAGGGAGAACAGATCTTTTTTTTCAAGCGGCTGTCGCCCAACAAATACCTGTTTTATCCGCGGATACATTGATTCAAAAGGAGCTTTCCCCTGGAGAATCCCATAATTACCGAATTGCGCTTGATCAAGACCAGTTTGTTTCCATCGCAGTTGAGCAACAAGGCATTGATGTTGAATTAAGACTTGAAACTGAAAATGGGACTGAGGTGACTGGCATGAATCGGTGGGACAGCACGCTTGGGGTTGAATCGCTGGTGTGGATTGCCAAACATCCAGGTTTGTATCAACTCAAGATCAAAGCGGCCTATCCCAAAGGGTTAGAGGGGAAATATACCCTTAAGCTGGTTGAAGTTCGAGCGGCGACTGAAACTGACTCTACCCGCATTACGGCTCAACAGCTATTTCTCGAAGCTGGACAATACCAGGGCCAGGAAACTGACTCGGCACTGCGCAAAGCCATCGAAACCTATCAGGCGTCACTCCTGCTCTGGCAAAAACTTGGTGATCGGCAGTGGGAAGGAATTACCCAAGCGTTGATCGGTTGGCTTCTAAAAGATCTTGGCCAACTTCGGACGGCAATCGAGGCTGATCGTCAGGGACTGGAGAGCTTTCGAGCCTGTGGCGATCAGCTTGGAGAATCAATGGCGTTGATTGAACTTGGACTGGGCTACCGAATGAGTGGTGAACGAGGAAAGGCGCTTGAGGCGTATGAACAGGCGCTCCGCTTAAAACGTCAACTCGGGGATAAACGTGGTGAGCTTTCAGTGCTCAATAATATGGGTTCAGTTTTCCATGACCAGGAAAACTACCAAAAAGCAATTGAATATCACCTGAAGGCCCTTCCACTTCGCAGAACATTAAAAGATCGAAAGGGTGAGGCAACGACGCTCAACAACATCGGCGCCATCTATATCAACCTTGGGGAACAACAAAAAGCAATGGAGAGTTTTGAACAGGCAATTCAAATTCTCCGGGAAATTGGTGATCAACGGTTGGAGTGTGCGTTGCTGGCAAATATGATTTTGCCTTACCTTGGGATGAATGAGTTGGAGAAAGCACAGGCAGCCTTTGAACAGGCGCTGGCACTGGCTCGAAAGCTTGGAGATCAGGCGGAAGAATCGCGAATCCTGAATTCTGGTGCGACGGTGTATCGTCGGCAAGGACAGCCTCAAAAAGCAATCCACGCTTATCTTCAGGTTTTGGAGTGGTGTCAGAAAAATGGGAGGCGGGGAGCGGAAGCAACGGTTTATAACAATTTGGCTTCGGCCTCTCACCAACTGGGTGAGCCCCAAAAAGCGTTGGATTATTTTCAGCAATCATTGACGATCCGTCGGGCAATTGGGAATTTTTCAGGTCAGGCTTTAAATCTCTTTGGAATGGCAAAGATTGAGTGTGAGTTAAACCAATTTGCCTCAGCTCACGCACATATCCAGGAAGCCATCCGTATTGTCGAGTCTTACTACACCAGATTTACCAATCGCCAACTCCTCAGTTCATTTTTGGCCAATTCGCAACAGTTTTATGAGTTTCAGATTGATTTGCTGATGCAGTGGGCTGAGCAAGATCCATCAGGTGGGCATCGTGAACAAGCCTTTCAGGTCAATGAATTGATGCGAGCCCGAAATTTGTTGGGATTACTCCAGGAAGCTCAAGCCGACATTCGTACTGGCGTTTCACCAGAACTGCTTTCCAGAGAACGAGATGTTGAACAGCGATTCACTGCGCATATTGAGGCGTATGCCAAACTCCTCAATCAAAAATATTCGGCTGAAGATAAGCAGAAAGGCGAAAGACAGCTTGAGGAATTAACCATTGAGTACAACGACGTTCAGGCGCAGATTCGTCAACACAGTCCACGATATGCCTCGCTGACCCAACCCAAAGCGCTGACACTGGCTGAAATTCAAAAACAAGTTGTGGATGACAACACATTGCTACTCGAATTTGCGCTTGGTGATGATCGAAGTTATATGTGGGCCATCACCCAAACCACCTGCACCAGTTATCAACTTCCCCCGCGAGCTGAAATTGAAACCATAGCTGAAGAGGTTTACCGGTTTCTGACCACTGCCAATCAACCAGAAACCGAATATGTAAAAGCGGCTGACAAACTGAGCCGAATCGTGCTTGGGCCGGTCGCCTCACAGCTCAGGAATCAACGTCTTTTGATTGTGGCGGATGGGGTGTTGCACTACATCCCGTTTTCAGCTCTGCCCAAACCGACAACCCCAGGTAGCCATACTGCTGTTAGACCAGGTTCAGTTCAAATCAACTCCCAGCCTGGGTGGAAACCAATGGTTCTGGATCATGAAATCATCTCGTTGCCGTCAGTCACGACGCTGGCCGCCCTGAGAAATGAAACATCAACCCGGCGGGAAGCGCCAAAGCGGTTGGCAGTGCTGGCCGACCCGGTTTTTTCGGAACAGGATGCTCGACTGACCACCCCCAAAAAGAGCCTGACCGCAGAAGCATCACGACCCAAACCAGCATTGACTTCGGACGAACAAATGCTGATTGACTTTTCTCAAAAGGCTCTTGAATCAGCTTCTCAAGCAGGCATCCCGACTTCCGGAATCAACCTTCCAAGACTGGCTGGAACACGCAAAGCCATCGAAAAAATTCTGACCTTTGTGCCACCCCAACAGGTGAAAACAGCCTTTGACTTTGATGCCAATCGGGAACTGGCCCTTCACCCTGAATTGAGTCAGTACCAGATTGTCCACTTTGCAACCCATGGCTTTTTAAATGCAGTCAATCCAGAATACTCGGGCCTTATGTTGTCGCTGGTGGATTCCAGAGGTCATTCGCAACCTGGATTTTTAAGTGCAATTGATGTCTATAACCTGAATTTACCGGCTGAGCTCGTTGTGCTCCACGCCTGCCAGACTGGACTTGGAGCGGACCTGACCGGCTCACAGCCAAAACGTGATGTTCAGTCACAACTCAAAAAAGTTCGGAGCGAGGGACTCATCGGTCTGACCCGTGGGTTTATGTACGCAGGCGCCAAACGCGTGATGGTCAGCCTCTGGAGCATCAAAGAACAGGCCACGGGTGAACTGATGATCCGATTTTACAAACACCTGCAGGGTTCAAAGAAATTATCTCCAGCCGCTGCCTTGCGTCAGGCTCAAATCGAGATGCTGACTCAAACAAAATGGAAATCACCTTCGGACTGGTCAGGGCTTGTCATCCAGGGTGAGTGGTAA
- a CDS encoding SUMF1/EgtB/PvdO family nonheme iron enzyme, with protein sequence MVHRHRFFCPIHKISFRASNSGPIECISHEHVLGNAFPKEPFWGYCLGCRNYWPIEVEDLTHKQNQHCPACDRPFHHQYLCDSCQTLCLGDTKAAAQHHFFGLTNEKPPACPGCGAQARQTVKRHRCWVLSVPVATARNQCPFCHQPPHQDFGLPIPMNQYLASISARPGTQIASFTEGLIVKDESIAPDAFLLILKSVQAADGVGKGIHQPQGHSVLLLPQLLPVPVMPETAQSAPIVSKTGIGHYTTIGEAVAQAFPEAVIRIFPGVYEETVMINKPLKLVGEGEVHSIIIQGHNNPGLVVQSARVHIRGLTLRTTNTEGSSREAILITDCDVRFVNCVISSEGGTGCLVYGEKTMVSLKYCSIVKTGKEGILIYEGAQGLLKGCEIWQIGGSGMIATQRSQLRLWRCSITQAQHSGILVSLQANIEIKESKIFNNQHAGIAVTAEGTVTTEKSTIYNNNREGVYLSEKSSAKLTHCDVYGNTLAGISVVQKSFAQLEQCTIHDGKQLGIRVEQGSRHLVTNCKLYGNALGDIEHQKISAIKSLKSQVGLAGTQDFQTYQFLTVTLGPHQEIVSRFQKKAVCFIESLSDDVSLTMTKITGGDFWMGSKVGDPNAQESEFPRHHVTVRSFFIGVYLLTQAQWKAIMGSNPSRFRDDPDLPVEYVNFSEALEFCRLLSKRTGRTYTLPTEAQWEYACRAGAATPYAFGDSLIPEIAQYQKPDLTGKTIPVGSLKWANAFGLYDMHGNLWEWCLDPDHENYQNAPSDDRVWSVKGNKFQIIRGGSWSTVADLCRSAYRGRVLPKVRSNNIGFRVVLNL encoded by the coding sequence GTGGTACATCGTCATCGTTTTTTTTGTCCAATTCATAAAATCAGTTTTCGGGCCAGCAACTCAGGGCCGATTGAATGTATTAGTCACGAACACGTGCTGGGCAACGCTTTTCCAAAAGAGCCGTTTTGGGGGTATTGTCTGGGTTGTCGCAATTACTGGCCGATTGAAGTGGAAGACCTGACCCACAAGCAAAACCAGCATTGCCCGGCCTGTGATCGTCCGTTTCATCATCAGTACCTGTGCGATTCCTGCCAGACTCTTTGTTTGGGGGATACAAAAGCGGCTGCTCAGCATCATTTCTTTGGATTGACGAACGAGAAACCGCCAGCTTGCCCTGGATGTGGTGCTCAGGCACGGCAGACCGTCAAGCGGCACCGATGCTGGGTTCTCTCCGTGCCGGTTGCCACTGCTCGCAACCAGTGTCCCTTTTGCCATCAGCCGCCGCACCAGGATTTTGGGCTTCCGATTCCGATGAACCAGTATTTGGCCTCAATCTCCGCCAGACCCGGAACCCAGATTGCCAGTTTTACTGAAGGTCTGATCGTCAAGGACGAAAGCATTGCTCCAGATGCTTTTCTTCTGATCTTGAAATCAGTTCAGGCAGCGGATGGTGTTGGAAAAGGAATTCATCAACCGCAAGGGCATTCCGTTTTGTTGCTTCCGCAGCTTCTGCCGGTGCCGGTGATGCCTGAAACCGCCCAATCTGCGCCAATTGTCTCCAAGACGGGAATCGGTCACTACACAACCATTGGCGAAGCGGTTGCCCAGGCGTTTCCAGAGGCTGTCATTCGCATTTTTCCAGGAGTGTATGAAGAAACCGTCATGATTAACAAACCACTCAAACTGGTTGGGGAAGGTGAAGTGCATTCAATTATTATTCAAGGACACAACAACCCTGGTTTGGTTGTGCAATCGGCTCGGGTTCATATCCGGGGATTGACCCTGCGCACCACCAACACCGAAGGCTCATCTCGTGAGGCCATATTGATAACCGATTGTGACGTCAGGTTTGTCAATTGTGTGATTTCATCTGAGGGCGGCACCGGGTGCCTGGTTTATGGAGAAAAAACAATGGTATCACTCAAATATTGCTCGATTGTGAAGACCGGTAAGGAAGGCATTCTTATTTATGAAGGCGCACAAGGATTGCTCAAGGGCTGTGAGATCTGGCAAATCGGTGGTTCCGGGATGATTGCAACTCAAAGGAGCCAACTCAGGTTGTGGCGCTGTTCGATTACACAAGCCCAACACAGTGGAATCCTTGTCTCTCTCCAGGCCAATATTGAAATCAAGGAAAGTAAGATTTTTAACAACCAGCATGCCGGGATTGCCGTGACGGCTGAGGGAACTGTAACAACCGAAAAAAGTACAATTTATAACAACAATCGGGAAGGTGTGTATCTCTCTGAAAAAAGCAGTGCCAAATTGACTCATTGTGATGTGTATGGAAACACGCTGGCTGGGATTTCGGTCGTTCAAAAAAGCTTTGCCCAGTTGGAACAATGCACCATCCATGACGGAAAGCAACTTGGAATTCGTGTTGAGCAAGGGAGCCGGCATCTCGTCACGAACTGCAAACTGTATGGGAATGCTTTGGGGGATATTGAGCATCAGAAAATATCGGCGATCAAGTCTTTAAAAAGTCAGGTTGGACTTGCCGGGACTCAGGATTTTCAGACGTACCAGTTTTTGACGGTCACACTTGGCCCTCACCAGGAAATTGTATCCCGATTTCAGAAAAAAGCCGTTTGTTTTATCGAGAGCCTCAGCGATGACGTGTCATTGACCATGACGAAAATCACTGGTGGGGACTTTTGGATGGGATCCAAAGTAGGTGACCCCAACGCCCAGGAATCCGAGTTCCCACGTCATCACGTTACGGTTCGCTCATTTTTTATAGGGGTTTATCTCCTCACACAAGCCCAATGGAAAGCCATTATGGGTTCTAACCCGTCACGATTCCGAGATGACCCTGATCTTCCGGTTGAGTATGTCAATTTCTCGGAGGCATTGGAGTTTTGCCGGTTGTTATCGAAACGAACCGGACGAACGTACACACTGCCGACCGAAGCCCAATGGGAATATGCCTGCCGGGCCGGCGCCGCCACGCCATATGCTTTTGGTGATAGCCTGATACCAGAGATTGCTCAGTATCAGAAACCTGACTTAACTGGAAAAACAATCCCGGTTGGAAGTTTAAAGTGGGCGAACGCTTTTGGTTTATATGATATGCATGGAAATCTTTGGGAATGGTGCCTCGACCCGGATCACGAGAACTACCAGAATGCACCCAGCGATGACCGGGTTTGGAGTGTCAAAGGTAATAAATTCCAAATTATTCGGGGTGGATCCTGGAGCACCGTCGCCGATTTGTGCCGTTCGGCTTACCGTGGTCGGGTGTTGCCCAAAGTTCGAAGCAATAATATTGGGTTTCGGGTCGTGTTGAACCTGTAA
- a CDS encoding ISKra4 family transposase encodes MKDTKKQSGLHLVTNETAVMEAQTIFENLVRYSQRAEGTVEETENAIFKEVLKLGRALLQQSVTARMEEERIEPIEVEGGKEIPYHGQRSYRYVSIFGEIEVERAYFWSEETGGVAPLDEKMGRPKRCYSPKLEEWALRLSVVEPFEASVEWLNEQLGVKIPKRMVEVMSVEAAQDVRSFYESPAKMKATGEGECIVVSTDGKGIPMTKKELAQTPTRRKRGEKAQKKKMATVATVYTVAEQDRFESVTETGQLPDIAAHDKQIFAELEAKPTLTPFLKDQVEARGGARRPVAFLADGQPAMWGLKAEICPYAVEILDFHHAREYLWKAVYTFLPEGSEAATAWVKAQESRFLLGQVGLVIDELRHCLSTGLIVGKSKTETVHKVIAYFDTNRSRMRYDQYLRAGFPIGSGAVESACKQLIVTRMDGAGMRWTVTGAQAMLDLRSVFLNGDWSRYWTFHRSQEHLRLYGPSVQSPDVPKTEKKSGGLSFNSK; translated from the coding sequence ATGAAAGATACAAAAAAACAGAGCGGATTGCATCTGGTGACGAACGAAACAGCAGTGATGGAAGCGCAAACGATCTTTGAAAACCTGGTGAGGTACAGCCAAAGAGCGGAGGGGACAGTGGAAGAGACTGAAAACGCGATCTTCAAAGAGGTATTGAAGTTGGGGCGAGCGTTGCTGCAGCAGTCGGTGACGGCAAGGATGGAAGAAGAAAGGATCGAGCCAATCGAGGTGGAGGGCGGGAAAGAGATTCCCTACCACGGACAGAGGAGCTATCGATATGTCTCGATCTTTGGGGAAATCGAGGTGGAGCGAGCCTATTTTTGGAGTGAGGAGACTGGGGGAGTCGCGCCGCTGGATGAGAAGATGGGACGCCCGAAGCGGTGTTACAGTCCAAAGTTGGAGGAGTGGGCGTTGCGGTTGAGTGTGGTGGAGCCGTTTGAGGCGAGCGTCGAATGGCTGAATGAACAATTGGGAGTGAAGATCCCAAAGCGGATGGTGGAGGTGATGTCGGTGGAGGCGGCCCAGGATGTGAGAAGCTTTTATGAATCGCCGGCGAAGATGAAGGCGACAGGCGAAGGGGAATGTATCGTGGTGAGTACGGACGGCAAAGGCATCCCAATGACCAAAAAGGAACTGGCCCAAACCCCGACCCGGCGCAAGCGAGGGGAGAAAGCCCAGAAGAAGAAAATGGCGACGGTGGCCACGGTGTACACGGTAGCGGAGCAGGATCGGTTTGAATCGGTCACCGAGACGGGCCAGTTGCCGGACATTGCGGCCCACGACAAACAAATCTTTGCCGAACTGGAAGCCAAACCAACGCTGACGCCCTTTCTCAAAGACCAGGTTGAGGCGCGCGGCGGCGCCAGGCGCCCCGTGGCGTTTCTGGCCGATGGCCAACCAGCGATGTGGGGACTCAAAGCCGAGATTTGTCCGTACGCGGTTGAAATTCTCGACTTTCATCACGCCCGCGAGTACCTGTGGAAAGCCGTCTACACCTTTTTGCCCGAAGGCTCGGAGGCGGCCACCGCCTGGGTCAAAGCCCAGGAATCCCGCTTTCTCCTCGGCCAGGTCGGCCTCGTCATTGATGAGTTGCGCCATTGTTTGTCCACCGGCCTCATCGTCGGGAAGTCCAAAACCGAGACGGTTCACAAAGTCATCGCTTATTTTGACACCAACCGCTCCCGCATGCGCTATGACCAGTATTTGCGCGCCGGGTTTCCGATTGGTTCCGGGGCCGTCGAATCGGCTTGCAAACAACTCATCGTCACCCGCATGGACGGCGCCGGGATGCGCTGGACCGTGACTGGCGCTCAAGCCATGCTTGATTTGCGCTCGGTCTTTCTCAATGGTGACTGGTCTCGATATTGGACTTTTCATCGTTCCCAGGAACATCTTCGGTTATATGGACCTTCGGTTCAGTCGCCCGATGTCCCAAAAACTGAAAAAAAAAGTGGCGGCTTGAGTTTTAACTCAAAGTAG
- a CDS encoding ankyrin repeat domain-containing protein — MDTLQKTGLRGIVLFLLPIITGFILTIFRIKAVEEAFALGFLLYGLHSILFGVTFVGKKAREHAANLGYDTVFWSGWPARLAGVAFVILSGVIFLRSVTALVIGVWYPDTPVLKISLAMGTNPNSANLQGELPLMLASRQYSGQEVFRLLLAKGANPNTKDTSGKTPLMYVGNPDISSLLIKAGADVNARDNIGQTALMHSYNPEVDSLLIKSGAQVNIRDNEGSTALKQARERLSEYPSNATYREKVRVLESAGAIQ; from the coding sequence ATGGATACCCTTCAAAAGACTGGTCTTCGCGGAATTGTTCTGTTTCTGTTGCCAATTATAACTGGTTTTATATTAACCATCTTTCGAATAAAAGCTGTTGAAGAAGCCTTTGCCCTTGGGTTTTTATTGTATGGTCTTCATTCCATTCTTTTTGGAGTAACTTTTGTGGGGAAAAAAGCGCGCGAACACGCGGCGAACCTGGGATATGACACGGTCTTCTGGTCTGGTTGGCCTGCCAGACTGGCGGGAGTGGCTTTTGTTATTCTCAGCGGTGTCATTTTCTTAAGAAGTGTGACCGCATTGGTAATTGGGGTGTGGTATCCAGATACTCCAGTTCTAAAAATATCACTTGCGATGGGAACGAATCCAAATTCAGCTAATCTGCAGGGGGAATTACCCCTCATGTTAGCCAGTAGGCAATATAGCGGGCAAGAAGTGTTTCGGCTTTTGCTTGCAAAAGGTGCAAATCCAAATACAAAAGACACATCTGGAAAAACACCACTCATGTATGTTGGAAACCCAGACATCAGTTCGCTTTTGATCAAAGCTGGGGCCGATGTCAATGCGAGGGATAACATTGGGCAAACAGCACTCATGCATTCATACAACCCGGAAGTTGATTCGCTCCTCATCAAATCAGGAGCTCAGGTAAATATCAGAGATAATGAGGGCAGTACGGCATTGAAACAGGCGAGAGAACGATTGTCCGAGTATCCATCTAATGCCACTTATCGCGAAAAGGTAAGGGTTTTGGAAAGCGCGGGTGCCATCCAATAG